The DNA sequence TATTTTCTCTAGCCACTCCCCTCTCTTCTGTACCTTCATATTGAGAGTAATTtaggtaaaataaaaataaataaatgtacccCTTAAATCGCATCGACATTTTCTCAACCTGTACTCCGGTCATTACACTTCCACTTAATGATATCCATAAAGATTAGCGTTTTAAACCTCGGGTACGTGCCTACAATAACTATCCAACACCTTTGGAAGGCTTACAACGACCGAATTTACAATGTAACTTCATTCTATTCGCTTAGAAACTTCCCAGTGAACAATCTGCTTGCACGTGTTCGGAACGACAAGGCTTCGTTGCTGGTCGGTAGATTCAATAGGATTTTTGTTGCGTGTGTAAACAAACTGTTGCTACTATCCCTCCGAGGAATTTGAGATGTATATGACAAAAGTATTAATCTTCTGAATTGTTATATGTTTAAGGTGACGAGAATGTATTGTTGCAAGAATGTGAAACCCATTGCAATTGAAACTAAAACTCACTCGAAATATTAGTTTGTTATCGAAAGTGTTCTACGTTACTCAACAAGCTCTCTCTATGTAGCAGGAACTCCATTGTTATATGATTTATAAATCGTTCTATTTTTTGTCTTGTAgtgaaacctcgatataacgaacacgCATATAACGAATTATTGAATATATCGAACTCTTCCGAAATATTTTTGTGAAACACATGTATTTTTAACTTCCTATAGCGAACGCGGTTTGGCATAAAACGGATATAACGAACTTCGCGACGCCAAGCCCTACCTCACTTTAATAGCAGGCGGCAGGCTTCGTTGCACTACAAATGTGTTTTGCGGCGCAGCACACGTTTAAGACTACCTCGcaggcgctgacagcgccacagATGCCACGTCGTCATCGAGAGTTGACAGCCAAAGAAATCGTCCGCATCTCAAAACCGCTGACAGCGCCGCTGACAGCcaagctgcagcctttagatcaAGGCGTAATCAGGACCTTCAAGGCAGTTCATAAGAGGAGACTGATTGGCACTCTTCTCGTGAAGCTTCGTATGAAGCAAGACTTGAAGATCGACCTGCTGGGAGCAATCCAGATGCTTAAAGCGGCACGGGACAGTGTGAGAGGTGAAACGATTGCCAACTGCTTTCGGCACGCAGGTTTTGTTCCACCAGAGCCCCATGCATCAAGTGACGATGGTGACGATCCCGACGAAGCAGAAGCAGAGCTCCGCGAGCTCGATGAGGCCTGTAACGATTTTTCGCGTTTTGTTGGTGACATGCACGCAACAATGACTGTAGAAGACTTCGTAGGTGGCGACGACACCTCAGCGACCACGGCTGTACTGACGGACGCCGAAATCACTGCGGAAGTCTCTGAACATCCCGCAGACGAAGCTCAGGCTGACCCTGCAGACGATGAGAACATTCCGACTTCACAAGAAGCACTTGCTGCGTTGAATTTACTGCGCCGCCACTGCAGTGCTATTGATCGCAGTGGGTTTgcccttgttgagtgtttgcaaACTGTGGAACAGGGCGTGATAGGGAATGCGATCAACACCAAGAAGCAAGCCGCGATAACGCAGTTCTTTGTGCATAAATAAATGAACATGACCCAAGTAAGCATCGTTCGAGTTGCTGTGCCTTCTCTGATTGAATTTTGTTCCTCTTGCATGTATTTTTTACGAAATTTTATATTACGAATTATGGATATAGCGAACTAATTTCCGACTTTTTAActgttcgttataacgaggtttcacGGTGTTGCACAGTATGCTTTTGCTACCCGACGCTGTGTGGGCTTTCGTTTACAGCGATGTGGTATGTACTGTGATGTGTGAGTTCCATCTTTTCAATTTCCAAGTCTGTTGGCCTAGCTATCTTGATATCCTGCATATAACCCATGTTAACCACAAAAAACAGCTTGGCGTCATTGTACGTACACCTCTCAGCTGGAACACACACGATACCAACACCTGTTCAGAAGCTGAAGAAAATATGTGGTTTCTGAGAAGGAACTTGTATCTTGCTGCCATCAAGGCGAGGTTTTTTACGAATCTGACCTCTGTGCGTTCCTTGCTCAAGTACGTGACCGTGATATGTGATCAGCGCCAAAAGATATCACAAAATATAAAAGTTGAGGAGGACATCAGCTATCTTTATATTATCAAGATATAGACGCATATATTCTGCACTAATATTATAACTTCAACTTCCTGCGCTTTCCAAGAAACGACGGGTCACTGGACAAAAATTTCTCAATCAATTACTGAGTGGTTCCTCTAGCGTAAACACTTAATTTTATAGGGTAAGAAGCTCTCACAAAGAACAACTTGAACCTGTCGCAGCACGAAGTAACTCATTATGATATTCGTGGTTCCTTCAAACAGAAGATTGAAACTCTGTGCTTTACGCAATTATCCAATCCGACCCCTTAGGTCTGCTCGGAGGTTTTTTGTTGCGTTTTTTTTCGGCATTTGATGTTAGAGTGGAACTTGTTGCTTCAATTAATCTTGCCACAGGTTCTGGCCTAGTTGCTTTCATTATATTTATTTCTGTTTCTCTGCTCCCTAATACTGCGTAACTTGCTGTTTTTTATTAAATTGTTTGCTTGGTCACAGCCATTGTTTTATTCTGTGCATATGTGACTGCTCTCCAATCGGCGTTCTCACTTTTTACTTTATTATAATATTGCAATtcacatgtgtacttgtttacctTTCTCAGCTGACCACTTTTcagcgtctaacaaatgttatcgctcagcacaggcCGCGTcttcatgtatcggaagtttctcgaatgttaacGATGGTTATATCCGCTGTccctgaaccttgtgtaatctgatttcgtctatgcgcgacgcgaatggtgtagaaatttctggaagacacgtgggccccagcgattactctggaaccatcgatgattgatgtataaaagccgacgcgcttgaccccctgatcagatttcgacgatcaccgactgtctTCGTCTCTATCTTTGTGCTTTGGgagtagcctgtttttctgggctcAGATTTGCCCAATAAAAGGTGcctcgccattcacagttttgctactgtatTCTTGACCGTCGCTAGCACATGAAAATATTCCGAACaatattttgcacatttataCAGTTTGTGATTAGCGTTTGTTAACGTCTGGTTAAATTCAGTCGCTGATATGCATATTTATCATTTTTGTTCAGTGGAATTGAAAACGCCGGGTAACTAggtcctggggtgctatgcaggatgcgccgagtttggcgaaactcgggatcttcacgagctctggcgacaccccaagatgaaagcacgcatggtaccgagacacagtttatctttcgacaagcctccggtttcattggtttatctagattcactctggctggctatcattccttgggcgttgccttctgggcggtcgacaaactggggctcacgtgatcataccgtcggtgcatggtcgtgccttctttcacttgtttgtcgttccaccgagtgcattacatgcagaagcgagttataaaacaaacgcatttagtacaatattattagttactttaacgtggtttagaagcattttaaagcttacaacatgtacactgaatgtgcattagactaatttgtaatttagtacgcttcgcattataccacgagggaacgctgtggtggcgccatcacatccattcaccgggcgagcatggcggctaagcatcggaggcgcccagtgtaaacaaactcgtacaacgagcttgcagtgcgcgacgtagtgatcaggctcgacgatgaccactatttcttgtatagttctgttcctccgtgagcaatctttccgtgcaccccgaaagacagggaatagcttaggcgattttacagatcgcaacgcgcacctactgttcccGGCGCGGAGCTGAAGAAACTTGTCCGGTGCTgtttctgcgagtgcgccgagttctccactctgcgtgactgcgagcgtcacgaacattacatagtgtggacaaaaggcagacatcctatatagctacgatgcgacaaggcggtggtaccgacgatggatctcgcaaccaacacagtgaaggagacatcgacaaactgcagataagtatatttctactgtttcatatttagcataataagagtgcacggattaagtcgctttcgtagtaacgaactgaatgtccagcagtttaaagaagccagtgagaaccaatgagtgttcgtgcttctacatgcaagtgggcccgcgaaaatatggaaaagatgaaggcaaCCTTCACTatcttggtgagataacagaaattcatgagtgacattaagcccgcaataTTTATgaaagagtatctttatccaggtgaaatatcaatagcaggtactgatataaagcaggaaacatacaaaaatttcatgggttgaacagcacatggaagccattaccgaatcgtgatagccacgttaccgatatccttgaaaaaagtttagaatcattgcattctaccggttatgcaatatgggacataaacctggaggccaacaaagaaacttgagatgtcaatgactgcgcagaaagcgaagtaacaaaagttgttggagatagcattaaggcaggaagacagtggcgtagtaaaccgcggcaactgatatgctagttgagagtaagaaaaaaaaaagaatcggcaagtaggccatgcacgtaatcgatcacttgttgccaattcataacagctGATTACaaaagcgtgacagaatggatgtcaaggagagagaactacagccgaggatggtagaaaattgcgtaatgggacaaaaatatgatgtttgcaggcataggatgcaatcagctcgtataagacgggattgtagggtgaggcatttgttttgcagcgaatgaaaataggtttgtggtgctgacagtagagactcgtgaaggtgcggggccaccttagctgctggcacattaatcaacatgacaattggctctgaaaaagaaagccccagttatgaaaaataaagcaacgttgtcccaacgcattgtttaatTATGCATACTGCACTAgaggtttccacagttaagggcacttagtactaatagtgcagcgagcatttttctttgtaaataatggtttgtatgcggctgattcattccaatacacttttttgcagcaaaacgttgtgctgctggaggcactcaaccgcctggtggcagtaggcgagcgccaggcacgtgctcttgagagtgtggcagaagtccagagggctgctctgcaa is a window from the Dermacentor variabilis isolate Ectoservices chromosome 3, ASM5094787v1, whole genome shotgun sequence genome containing:
- the LOC142574917 gene encoding uncharacterized protein LOC142574917 translates to MCFAAQHTFKTTSQALTAPQMPRRHRELTAKEIVRISKPLTAPLTAKLQPLDQGVIRTFKAVHKRRLIGTLLVKLRMKQDLKIDLLGAIQMLKAARDSVRGETIANCFRHAGFVPPEPHASSDDGDDPDEAEAELRELDEACNDFSRFVGDMHATMTVEDFVGGDDTSATTAVLTDAEITAEVSEHPADEAQADPADDENIPTSQEALAALNLLRRHCSAIDRSGFALVECLQTVEQGVIGNAINTKKQAAITQFFVHK